From the genome of Papaver somniferum cultivar HN1 chromosome 2, ASM357369v1, whole genome shotgun sequence, one region includes:
- the LOC113347962 gene encoding uncharacterized protein LOC113347962 gives MLHRGFKGGKCKTSLKLAVARIKLLKNKREVNLRQMKRDLAKLLETGQEQTARIRVEHVVREEKTMSAYDLIEIYCELVVARLPIIESQKTCPVDLKEAVTSIVFAAPRCADIPELVDIRKHFTAKYGKEFITSALELRPDSGVSRQVVEKLSAKAPDGETKIKILTAIAKEHNVNWDRKDFEDKELKPPEDLLNGPNVYDTTSVQQSQPTPVQKYDSSRSSTSSQDYASTNATSSMPRNTSSSTQFTASERPNGGRHYRDSSYEKQTVLPTDKQHWNMEFKDANEAAHAAAESAERASRAARAAAEIASGRNIRQYSPESRESFDYSVKDERWGTMAGPNVKQDPVRMTNESRTSSSKNVDPRMQDQQRERNDSSNQRGVPGSRYHSYDGNERSSDDDRRSVGNPQRADRKSHRNTSEVEPINSIQEGRKKEKGHYRDEVRIQDQFTDDSEVESVDQQHNDKKTEYTDFPLGRQIRVQSSKSVSPSCASIEGDEAHSDSEMHHYGSDLGGHSFHSTLNENARKETRKPSFKDNSGVVFDEYDFEEDRNLGFKDVCNSHESESYAPKPIRESPPHASQIIDSWTPRKSKSGSAEENFGVKSDSDKESHSSLGLLEMLSKGAGPLKSDDSSSVAFDDYPESEEETDNYEHSVKTSTTKTESTETNIGHGIVRSSFKKKNEEASQKPSTGSSHDPNSQRRSFKRNQETEVSYVGEPENSYSVRGSIPSSFIKREAARANVKPELPSSSDDSESEGIYGSRDRQIGAGGEYSKRSGAGVSLNDEAFPSQTDSPRNRESENSYSGRGSKPSSFVKREAARTNSKVDLPSSSDDSESEGIYGRRDQQLGSGGEYSKRSGGGASLGVKAFPSQTNSPRNRNQELRSEDKQRPRTSRVSPPREKQAEDTVVASCPDGLEYPSYSSSESGQGLNLGRLPGGLRNKVSTRRTRPEIPLDNASPRLTQQTGEDTPKFKSSPRTKARDPELLNQQAQKAHRESSSRSSKTCFDSDSDDSDLPKRQTVRRSDYKRGGLTYKPRHTPSESDASNLAMFVGGHDLPETSHISEREKASYGSGSIATPQMENSGRKTRVNSAGKESGKPDEEQSYGPVLQPKGSSSKGSSKSRLQNTSPSVEKQPPEPIPEAETVRSNNSETLAKNASSESPETKNPSSLSEGSTSRENSLKKASHVHPKLPDFDAFTAHFQSLRSNVRPSTK, from the exons AACCTGCCCTGTCGACTTAAAGGAAGCAGTAACTAGCATAGTATTTGCAGCTCCAAGATGTGCAGATATCCCAGAACTTGTAGATATACGCAAGCATTTTACAGCGAAATATGGAAAAGAGTTTATCACTTCAGCTCTAGAGTTGAGACCAGATTCTGGGGTTAGCCGCCAA GTTGTTGAGAAATTATCTGCTAAGGCACCCGATGGGGAAACCAAAATTAAGATCTTGACTGCCATTGCCAAAGAACATAATGTTAACTGGGATCGTAAAGATTTCGAAGACAAAGAACTAAAGCCTCCAGAGGATCTGTTG AACGGACCAAATGTATACGATACCACCAGTGTCCAGCAGTCCCAGCCTACTCCTGTTCAAAAGTATGATTCCTCTAGGTCATCAACAAGTTCACAAGATTATGCTTCTACAAATGCTACTAGTAGCATGCCAAGGAATACCAGCTCTTCGACCCAGTTTACAGCGTCAG AACGTCCTAACGGAGGGAGACACTACAGGGATTCTTCTTACGAAAAACAGACTGTGTTGCCTACTGATAAACAGCATTGGAACATGGAATTTAAGGATGCTAATGAAGCTGCACATGCAGCTGCTGAATCTGCAGAAAGGGCAAGCAGGGCTGCTAGGGCTGCTGCAGAGATAGCAAGTGGTCGGAATATAAGACAATATTCACCCGAATCTCGTGAATCATTTGATTATAGCGTTAAAGATGAAAGGTGGGGAACAATGGCTGGTCCAAATGTTAAGCAAGACCCTGTCAGAATGACTAATGAATCACGAACAAGTTCTTCCAAGAATGTGGATCCGAGGATGCAGGATCAACAAAGAGAGAGGAATGATTCGAGTAACCAGAGGGGAGTTCCTGGAAGCAGATATCATAGTTATGATGGTAATGAGAGAAGTTCTGATGATGACAGGAGGTCGGTGGGTAATCCTCAAAGAGCTGACCGAAAGTCTCATAGAAATACATCTGAGGTGGAGCCCATTAATTCCATTCAGGAGGGCAGGAAAAAAGAGAAGGGTCACTATAGAGATGAAGTGAGGATCCAGGATCAATTTACTGATGACTCCGAGGTAGAATCTGTTGATCAGCAACACAATGATAAGAAAACTGAGTATACAGACTTTCCGCTGGGGAGACAAATTAGAGTACAATCTAGCAAGTCTGTTTCTCCTTCATGTGCAAGTATTGAAGGTGATGAAGCCCATTCAGATTCAGAAATGCACCATTATGGAAGTGATCTTGGTGGACACTCTTTCCATAGCACTCTTAACGAGAATGCACGAAAAGAAACCAGGAAACCAAGTTTCAAAGATAACTCTGGTGTTGTGTTTGACGAATATGATTTTGAGGAAGATAGGAATTTGGGCTTCAAGGACGTGTGTAACAGCCATGAGTCTGAATCATATGCTCCGAAACCAATTAGGGAGTCTCCTCCTCATGCCTCCCAAATCATTGATAGTTGGACTCCTAGGAAGAGCAAAAGTGGGTCTGCTGAAGAGAATTTTGGTGTAAAATCAGATTCAGACAAGGAGTCCCACTCCTCTTTGGGATTGCTTGAAATGCTTTCCAAAGGTGCAGGGCCATTAAAATCAGATGACTCGTCATCTGTAGCTTTTGATGATTATCCTGAGAGTGAGGAAGAGACAGACAACTACGAACATAGTGTAAAAACAAGTACAACAAAGACGGAATCGACCGAGACTAATATAGGTCATGGAATTGTAAGATCCTCctttaagaagaaaaatgaagaagccTCCCAGAAGCCATCGACGGGATCCTCACATGATCCAAATTCTCAGCGTAGGAGCTTCAAGAGAAACCAAGAAACAGAAGTGAGTTATGTAGGTGAGCCAGAAAACAGTTATAGTGTTCGTGGTTCAATACCTTCCTCCTTCATTAAAAGGGAAGCTGCAAGAGCAAACGTCAAACCTGAGCTGCCATCATCTTCTGATGATTCAGAATCTGAGGGAATCTACGGAAGTCGTGATCGACAGATTGGTGCTGGAGGTGAGTATTCTAAGAGATCAGGTGCTGGTGTAAGTCTCAATGATGAGGCATTTCCTTCACAAACTGATTCTCCAAGAAATAGGGAGTCAGAAAACAGTTATAGTGGCCGTGGTTCAAAACCTTCCTCCTTTGTCAAAAGGGAAGCTGCAAGAACAAACAGCAAAGTAGATCTGCCATCATCTTCTGATGATTCGGAATCCGAAGGAATCTACGGAAGGCGTGATCAACAGCTTGGTTCTGGAGGTGAGTATTCTAAGAGGTCAGGTGGTGGTGCAAGTCTCGGTGTTAAGGCATTTCCTTCACAAACTAATTCTCCAAGAAATAGAAACCAGGAGTTACGGTCTGAAGACAAGCAGCGTCCGCGAACCTCTAGGGTGTCGCCACCCAGGGAAAAACAAGCTGAAGACACTGTTGTTGCTTCATGTCCTGATGGTTTAGAATATCCGAGTTACTCAAGCTCTGAAAGCGGGCAAGGGTTGAATTTGGGAAGGTTGCCTGGTGGTTTGCGGAACAAGGTTTCTACTCGCCGAACTCGCCCTGAGATACCTTTGGATAATGCTTCACCTCGTTTAACTCAGCAAACTGGCGAGGATACTCCAAAGTTCAAGTCTTCTCCTAGAACTAAAGCTAGAGATCCAGAGCTGCTAAATCAGCAAGCACAAAAGGCTCATAGAGAATCCAGCTCTAGAAGTTCAAAAACTTGTTTCGATTCTGATAGTGATGATTCTGATCTACCCAAACGCCAAACTGTCCGTCGCAGTGATTATAAAAGGGGTGGACTTACTTACAAGCCGAGACATACTCCAAGTGAGTCTGATGCTAGCAACCTTGCAATGTTTGTGGGTGGGCATGATTTGCCAGAAACTTCTCATATTAGTGAGAGAGAGAAAGCCTCATACGGATCTGGATCTATTGCTACACCTCAGATGGAGAACTCGGGCAGGAAAACCAGAGTAAATTCGGCGGGTAAGGAAAGCGGTAAACCAGACGAAGAGCAAAGTTATGGGCCTGTTTTGCAGCCTAAAGGGTCTTCAAGTAAGGGAAGTTCAAAGTCTAGGTTGCAGAACACTAGTCCATCTGTTGAAAAACAGCCCCCAGAACCCATTCCAGAGGCAGAAACTGTGCGATCAAATAACAGTGAAACTCTAGCCAAGAATGCATCATCGGAAAGTCCTGAAACGAAGAATCCATCAAGTTTAAGTGAAGGGTCAACGTCCAGAGAGAACTCACTCAAGAAAGCAAGTCATGTGCATCCAAAACTTCCTGACTTCGATGCATTCACTGCTCATTTTCAATCTCTGCGGTCAAATGTCCGTCCGTCTACCAAATAA